The following are encoded together in the Serratia odorifera genome:
- a CDS encoding YacC family pilotin-like protein, whose protein sequence is MKKTRLLLLLLTMLGFSNASLALNESEAEDLADLTAVFVFLKNDCGYGDLPNAQIKRAIVYFAQQNRWDLSNYNSFNMKALGEESYRDLSGIAIPTPKKCKSLARDSLSLLAYAN, encoded by the coding sequence ATTAAAAAAACCAGGTTATTGCTGCTGTTGCTGACCATGCTGGGCTTTTCCAACGCCAGCCTGGCGCTGAACGAATCAGAAGCGGAAGATTTGGCCGATCTGACCGCGGTGTTCGTTTTCCTGAAAAACGATTGCGGTTACGGTGATTTACCCAACGCCCAGATCAAACGCGCCATCGTGTACTTTGCCCAGCAAAATCGCTGGGATCTCAGCAACTATAATAGTTTCAATATGAAGGCGCTGGGGGAAGAGAGCTACCGCGATCTTAGCGGCATTGCCATTCCAACCCCGAAAAAATGCAAGTCACTGGCACGCGACTCGCTCAGCCTTCTGGCTTACGCCAACTAA
- the hpt gene encoding hypoxanthine phosphoribosyltransferase, with product MKHTVEVMISEQEVKTRIAELGRQITEHYRDSGSEMVLVGLLRGSFMFMADLCRTIEVSHEVDFMTASSYGSGMSTTRDVKILKDLDEDIRGKDVLIVEDIIDSGNTLNKVREILALRGPKSLAICTLLDKPERREVDVPVEYVGFTIPDEFVVGYGIDYAQRYRHLPYVGKVVLLDE from the coding sequence ATGAAACACACTGTAGAAGTAATGATTTCCGAGCAGGAAGTTAAGACCCGTATCGCCGAACTTGGCCGTCAGATCACCGAACATTACCGCGACAGCGGCAGTGAAATGGTGCTGGTCGGTTTGCTGCGTGGTTCATTCATGTTCATGGCCGATCTGTGCCGTACCATCGAAGTCTCCCATGAAGTCGATTTCATGACGGCTTCCAGCTACGGCAGCGGCATGTCCACCACCCGGGACGTGAAAATCCTCAAGGATCTGGACGAAGACATTCGCGGCAAAGACGTGCTGATCGTGGAAGATATTATCGATTCCGGCAACACGCTGAACAAGGTGCGTGAAATTCTGGCGCTGCGTGGGCCGAAATCGCTGGCTATCTGTACGCTGTTGGACAAACCGGAACGCCGCGAAGTGGACGTGCCGGTCGAATACGTCGGTTTCACCATTCCCGATGAGTTCGTGGTCGGCTACGGCATCGATTATGCTCAACGCTATCGCCATCTGCCGTACGTCGGCAAAGTGGTATTGCTCGACGAATAA
- the can gene encoding carbonate dehydratase, whose protein sequence is MKEIERLIANNQAWSANINQEDPGFFERLAQAQKPRFLWIGCSDSRVPAERLTGLEPGELFVHRNVANLVIHTDLNCLSVVQYAVDVLEVEHIIICGHLGCGGVQAAVENPELGLINNWLLHIRDLWYKHSSLLGELEPEERLDVLCEINVIEQVYNLGHSTIMQSAWKRGQKVMIHGWVYGIQDGRLRDLEVVATSRESLEMGYRKAISTLLQEKGLKDI, encoded by the coding sequence ATGAAAGAAATCGAAAGACTCATCGCCAACAATCAGGCTTGGTCCGCCAATATCAACCAGGAAGACCCCGGTTTTTTTGAACGTTTGGCTCAGGCGCAAAAACCGCGCTTTTTATGGATTGGTTGCTCGGACAGCCGAGTCCCCGCCGAACGTCTGACCGGACTGGAGCCGGGTGAACTGTTCGTGCACCGTAACGTAGCCAACCTGGTGATTCACACCGATTTGAACTGCCTGTCGGTAGTGCAGTACGCCGTTGACGTGCTGGAAGTTGAACACATCATCATCTGCGGCCATCTGGGTTGCGGCGGCGTGCAGGCGGCGGTAGAAAACCCGGAACTGGGATTGATTAACAACTGGCTGCTGCATATCCGCGACCTGTGGTACAAGCATAGCTCGCTGCTGGGAGAACTCGAACCGGAAGAGCGTCTGGATGTGCTGTGCGAGATCAACGTGATCGAGCAGGTCTACAACCTCGGCCATTCCACCATCATGCAGTCCGCCTGGAAACGCGGGCAAAAAGTGATGATTCACGGTTGGGTATACGGTATTCAAGATGGTCGACTGCGCGATCTGGAAGTGGTGGCCACCAGCCGCGAAAGCCTGGAAATGGGCTATCGCAAGGCGATCTCAACGCTGCTGCAAGAGAAAGGCCTGAAGGACATTTAA
- a CDS encoding ABC transporter ATP-binding protein has protein sequence MNYALELAQLTKTYAGGVKALRGIDLNVEAGDFYALLGPNGAGKSTTIGIISSLVNKSTGTVRVFGYDIDKDIVNAKRQLGLVPQEFNFNPFETVMQIVVNQAGYYGVTRREALERAEKYLSQLDLWGKRNERARMLSGGMKRRLMIARALMHQPKLLILDEPTAGVDIELRRSMWGFLKELNAQGTTIILTTHYLEEAEMLCRNIGIIQNGELVENTSMKGLLAKLKSETFILDLAAKSPLPTLDGYISRLVDTSTLEVEVMREQGLNGLFTQLSAQGVQVLSMRNKANRLEELFVTLVNGNGEKA, from the coding sequence ATGAATTATGCACTGGAATTAGCGCAGTTGACCAAGACTTACGCCGGTGGCGTCAAGGCATTGCGCGGTATCGATCTCAACGTCGAGGCAGGGGACTTTTATGCCTTGCTGGGGCCTAACGGCGCAGGTAAATCCACCACTATCGGCATTATCAGTTCGCTGGTGAACAAGTCTACCGGCACGGTGCGGGTGTTCGGTTACGACATCGACAAGGATATCGTCAACGCGAAGCGCCAACTGGGGCTGGTGCCGCAGGAGTTCAACTTCAACCCGTTTGAAACCGTGATGCAGATTGTGGTCAATCAGGCCGGCTACTATGGCGTTACGCGCCGTGAAGCGCTGGAGCGGGCGGAAAAATACCTGTCGCAGCTCGATCTGTGGGGCAAGCGCAATGAGCGGGCGCGCATGCTGTCCGGCGGCATGAAACGCCGTTTGATGATTGCCCGTGCGCTGATGCATCAGCCGAAATTGCTGATCCTCGATGAACCGACCGCCGGGGTGGATATTGAACTGCGCCGTTCGATGTGGGGTTTTCTAAAAGAACTCAACGCGCAGGGCACCACCATTATCCTGACCACGCACTACCTGGAAGAAGCCGAAATGCTGTGCCGCAACATCGGCATCATTCAAAACGGCGAGCTGGTGGAAAACACCTCGATGAAAGGCCTGCTGGCGAAGCTGAAATCTGAAACCTTCATCCTCGATCTGGCGGCGAAAAGCCCGCTGCCAACGCTGGATGGTTATATCAGCCGACTGGTGGACACCTCGACGCTGGAGGTGGAGGTGATGCGCGAACAGGGCCTGAACGGCCTGTTTACCCAGCTGAGCGCGCAGGGCGTGCAGGTGCTGAGCATGCGTAACAAGGCCAATCGCCTGGAAGAGCTGTTTGTCACCCTGGTTAACGGTAATGGAGAAAAAGCATGA
- a CDS encoding ABC transporter permease, which yields MTRLYWVALQSIWAKEINRFARIWIQTLVPPVITMTLYFIIFGNLIGSQIGNMHGFTYMQFIVPGLIMMAVITNSYANVAASFFSAKFQRNIEELLVAPVPTHVVIAGYVGGGVARGICVGILVTAISLFFVPLQIHAWWAIAVTLLLTAILFSLGGLLNAVFANTFDDISLIPTFVLTPLTYLGGVFYSLSLLPPFWQAVSKLNPIVYMISGFRYGFLGISDVPLAFTMAVLVAFIVVFYLLAWYLIERGRGLRS from the coding sequence ATGACACGTTTGTATTGGGTGGCATTGCAAAGCATTTGGGCCAAAGAAATCAACCGGTTTGCGCGTATCTGGATCCAGACGCTGGTACCACCGGTGATCACCATGACGCTGTATTTTATTATCTTCGGTAATCTGATTGGTTCGCAAATCGGCAATATGCATGGTTTCACCTACATGCAGTTTATCGTTCCCGGCCTGATCATGATGGCGGTTATCACCAACTCCTACGCCAATGTGGCCGCTTCGTTCTTCAGCGCCAAGTTCCAGCGTAATATCGAGGAGTTGCTGGTAGCGCCGGTGCCGACCCACGTAGTGATCGCCGGCTATGTCGGCGGCGGCGTGGCGCGCGGGATTTGCGTCGGCATACTGGTAACGGCGATTTCGCTGTTCTTTGTACCGCTGCAGATCCATGCCTGGTGGGCGATTGCCGTCACGCTGTTGCTGACCGCGATCCTGTTCTCGCTGGGCGGTTTGCTCAATGCGGTGTTCGCCAATACCTTTGACGATATCAGCCTGATCCCGACGTTTGTCCTGACGCCGCTGACCTACCTGGGCGGGGTGTTTTATTCGCTGTCGCTATTGCCGCCGTTCTGGCAGGCGGTGTCGAAGCTGAACCCGATCGTCTACATGATCAGCGGCTTCCGCTACGGTTTCCTTGGCATCAGCGATGTGCCGCTGGCGTTTACCATGGCGGTGCTGGTGGCATTTATCGTGGTGTTCTACCTGCTGGCGTGGTATCTGATTGAACGCGGCCGCGGTCTGCGTAGCTGA
- the panD gene encoding aspartate 1-decarboxylase codes for MIRTMLQGKLHRVKVTQADLHYEGSCAIDQDFLEAAGILEYEAIDIYNVDNGQRFSTYAIAAERGSRIISVNGAAARCACVGDKLIICSYVQMSDADARQHHPKVAYFEGDNQLQRKAKAVPVQVA; via the coding sequence ATGATACGTACTATGCTGCAAGGCAAGCTGCATCGGGTGAAAGTGACTCAGGCCGACTTGCACTACGAAGGCTCCTGCGCCATCGACCAGGATTTCCTGGAGGCGGCCGGCATTCTGGAATACGAAGCGATCGATATCTACAACGTTGATAACGGACAACGTTTTTCCACCTATGCGATTGCCGCCGAGCGCGGATCGCGCATTATTTCGGTCAACGGCGCGGCAGCGCGTTGCGCCTGCGTTGGCGATAAGCTGATCATTTGTTCTTACGTTCAGATGAGCGACGCCGACGCACGCCAGCACCATCCGAAGGTCGCCTACTTCGAAGGTGATAACCAGCTGCAGCGCAAAGCGAAAGCGGTGCCGGTTCAGGTCGCCTGA
- the panC gene encoding pantoate--beta-alanine ligase — MLIIQTLPVLRQHIRRWRQEGKRIALVPTMGNLHEGHMTLVDEARARGDVVVVSIFVNPMQFDRPEDLTRYPRTLQEDCEKLNRRNVDLVFSPAPVEVYPQGLEQQTYVDVPGISTMLEGASRPGHFRGVSTIVSKLFNLVQPDLACFGEKDYQQLALIRKMVADMGYDIDIIGVPTVRAKDGLALSSRNGYLSAEQRKLAPQLSKIMNALAERLGNGERQVDDLLAQAADQLRAAGFTPDELFIRDADSLQPLSVDSRRAVVLMAAWLGKARLIDNQQVDLTQ, encoded by the coding sequence ATGCTGATTATTCAAACCCTGCCAGTGTTGCGCCAGCACATTCGCCGCTGGCGCCAGGAAGGCAAACGCATCGCGCTGGTGCCAACCATGGGCAACTTGCACGAAGGTCACATGACGCTGGTCGACGAAGCGCGCGCCCGCGGTGACGTGGTGGTGGTTAGCATCTTCGTCAACCCCATGCAGTTCGATCGCCCTGAAGATCTGACGCGTTACCCGCGCACCCTGCAAGAGGACTGCGAAAAGCTCAACCGCCGCAATGTCGATCTGGTGTTCTCTCCGGCACCGGTCGAAGTGTATCCGCAAGGGCTGGAGCAACAGACCTACGTTGACGTGCCGGGCATCTCCACCATGCTGGAGGGCGCCAGCCGTCCGGGTCATTTTCGTGGCGTGTCGACCATCGTCAGCAAACTGTTCAATCTGGTGCAGCCGGATTTGGCCTGCTTCGGCGAAAAGGACTATCAGCAGTTGGCGCTGATCCGCAAGATGGTCGCCGATATGGGCTACGACATCGATATCATCGGCGTGCCAACCGTGCGCGCCAAGGACGGGCTGGCACTCAGTTCGCGTAACGGCTACCTGAGCGCGGAACAGCGCAAGCTGGCGCCACAGCTCAGCAAGATCATGAACGCGCTGGCCGAGCGACTGGGCAATGGTGAACGTCAGGTCGACGATCTGCTGGCGCAGGCCGCCGACCAGCTACGCGCCGCCGGCTTTACGCCGGACGAACTGTTCATTCGCGACGCCGACAGCCTGCAACCGCTGAGCGTCGACAGCCGGCGCGCGGTAGTGCTGATGGCCGCCTGGCTGGGCAAGGCGCGGCTGATTGACAACCAGCAGGTGGATCTGACGCAGTAG
- the panB gene encoding 3-methyl-2-oxobutanoate hydroxymethyltransferase has product MKPTTVTHLRQWKQEQRKFATLTAYDASFAKLFEEQGIKLMLVGDSLGMTLQGHDSTLPVTVADIAYHTRAVRRGAPACLLLADLPFMAYATPEQTFANAAEVMRAGANMVKIEGGSWLCETVKMLTERAVPVCGHLGLTPQSVNLFGGYKVQGRDELAAKQLMEDAKNLEFAGIQLLVLECVPTELARNITEALSIPVIGIGAGNGTDGQILVMHDAFGITGGHTPKFAKNFLAQSGDLRSAVQHYIQEVEQGIYPAAEHSFN; this is encoded by the coding sequence ATGAAACCCACCACCGTGACCCATTTGCGCCAATGGAAACAGGAACAGCGCAAATTTGCGACGCTGACCGCCTACGATGCCAGTTTTGCCAAGCTGTTTGAAGAGCAAGGCATCAAACTGATGCTGGTCGGCGACTCGTTGGGTATGACGCTGCAAGGACATGATTCTACACTGCCGGTTACCGTGGCCGACATCGCCTATCACACCCGCGCGGTGCGCCGCGGCGCGCCGGCATGTCTGCTGTTGGCCGATCTGCCGTTCATGGCTTACGCCACACCAGAGCAAACCTTTGCCAACGCCGCTGAAGTGATGCGCGCCGGCGCCAATATGGTGAAAATCGAAGGCGGCAGCTGGCTGTGCGAGACGGTGAAAATGCTGACGGAGCGCGCGGTGCCGGTGTGCGGCCACCTGGGACTGACGCCGCAGTCGGTTAATCTGTTCGGCGGCTACAAGGTGCAGGGGCGTGACGAACTGGCCGCCAAACAGTTGATGGAAGACGCGAAAAACCTTGAGTTTGCCGGCATTCAGCTGCTGGTGCTGGAATGCGTGCCAACCGAACTGGCGCGCAACATCACTGAAGCGCTGAGCATTCCGGTGATCGGCATCGGCGCGGGCAACGGTACCGACGGCCAGATTCTGGTGATGCACGACGCCTTTGGCATTACCGGCGGGCATACGCCGAAATTTGCCAAGAATTTCCTGGCGCAAAGCGGCGACTTACGCAGCGCGGTGCAACACTATATTCAGGAAGTCGAACAGGGTATCTACCCTGCGGCAGAGCACTCTTTCAACTAA
- the qseB gene encoding quorum sensing response regulator transcription factor QseB — translation MRILLIEDDKIIGDGINVGLTKLGFNLDWFTDGVIGRQALTSAPYDAVILDLSLPGIDGLDLLREWREAGHDVPVLILTARDALEQRVSGLQNGADDYLCKPFALAEVAARLQALIRRRHGQLTPQLVHGKLVFDTAARSVCLNGEPVILTPRELAVLELLLNNKGRVLARPLIQEKLYNWDDEVSSNAVEVHIHHLRRKLGNGVIRTVHGVGYTLGDAE, via the coding sequence ATGAGAATTCTGTTGATTGAAGACGATAAGATTATTGGCGACGGCATCAACGTTGGGTTGACCAAACTGGGCTTCAATCTGGATTGGTTCACCGACGGCGTTATCGGTCGGCAGGCGTTGACCAGCGCCCCCTACGACGCGGTGATCCTTGACCTCAGTCTGCCGGGCATCGATGGGCTCGATCTGCTGCGTGAGTGGCGCGAGGCCGGGCACGACGTGCCGGTGCTGATCCTGACCGCGCGCGATGCGCTGGAACAGCGGGTCAGCGGCTTGCAGAACGGCGCCGACGATTATCTGTGCAAGCCGTTTGCGCTGGCGGAAGTGGCCGCGCGGCTGCAGGCGCTGATCCGGCGCCGTCACGGCCAGCTGACGCCACAACTGGTGCACGGCAAACTGGTGTTTGATACCGCCGCACGTAGCGTCTGCCTGAACGGTGAGCCGGTGATCCTCACGCCGCGCGAACTGGCGGTGCTCGAACTGCTGCTTAACAACAAGGGGCGGGTGCTGGCACGGCCATTGATTCAGGAAAAATTGTACAACTGGGATGACGAAGTCAGCAGCAACGCGGTCGAAGTGCATATCCATCATCTGCGCCGCAAGTTGGGCAATGGCGTGATCCGCACCGTGCATGGCGTGGGATATACGCTGGGAGACGCCGAGTGA
- the thpR gene encoding RNA 2',3'-cyclic phosphodiesterase, translating to MSSSRRLFFALSLPDALQQPVIRWRAEAFQPEHGRPVAAANLHLTLAFLGDVSAQKEAALTQLAGRIRQPGFSITLDDLGHWPRPGVVWLGCKRAPRGLLQLADMLRSQAARSGCFQSPLPFHPHITLLRAATRPIALPPSTPGWVMPATQFSLYQSVFEHGRTRYQPLAHWPLK from the coding sequence ATGTCCAGTAGCCGCCGCCTGTTCTTTGCCCTCAGCCTGCCCGACGCCTTGCAGCAACCGGTAATTCGCTGGCGCGCCGAGGCGTTTCAGCCTGAACACGGCCGCCCGGTGGCCGCAGCCAATCTGCATCTGACGCTGGCGTTTCTCGGTGACGTCAGCGCGCAGAAAGAAGCGGCGTTGACGCAACTGGCCGGACGCATCCGTCAGCCGGGGTTCAGCATTACCCTGGACGATCTCGGTCATTGGCCGCGACCCGGCGTAGTATGGCTCGGCTGCAAGCGCGCGCCGCGCGGACTGCTGCAACTGGCCGATATGCTGCGCTCGCAGGCGGCACGCAGCGGCTGCTTCCAAAGCCCGCTGCCATTCCATCCACATATTACGCTACTGCGCGCCGCCACCCGACCGATAGCGCTGCCGCCGTCGACTCCGGGCTGGGTGATGCCGGCCACACAATTTTCCCTGTATCAATCGGTATTCGAACATGGCCGCACGCGCTATCAGCCGCTGGCGCACTGGCCGCTAAAATAA